A region of Oceanicoccus sp. KOV_DT_Chl DNA encodes the following proteins:
- a CDS encoding outer membrane beta-barrel protein has protein sequence MDKLNRLLLIITAALIVNLGFLSTANADEGYYIGAGLYQADVDISGIDGDDTTTAFFVGYTFLDSNLLMLSAEGGYYDLGDFSEGATKLNAEAFTAAGVAMLPLGPLFEIYAKVGIAYIDVDGRSAFGDLDESGEEVFYGAGASIDILDTIDIYAEYLQFDNDAESEVIGIGVRLAF, from the coding sequence ATGGATAAGCTCAATCGATTGCTATTAATAATCACAGCAGCGCTTATCGTCAACCTTGGTTTTTTATCAACAGCAAATGCCGACGAAGGTTATTATATTGGCGCTGGTCTGTATCAAGCTGATGTCGATATCTCAGGTATTGATGGCGATGACACCACCACTGCTTTTTTTGTCGGCTACACTTTTCTCGACTCAAATTTATTAATGTTATCGGCCGAAGGTGGATATTATGATTTGGGGGATTTTAGTGAAGGCGCCACCAAATTGAATGCCGAAGCTTTTACCGCCGCTGGTGTGGCTATGCTGCCTCTTGGTCCCCTGTTTGAAATTTACGCTAAAGTGGGTATTGCTTATATCGATGTTGATGGCCGTTCGGCTTTTGGCGATTTGGATGAAAGTGGCGAAGAGGTTTTTTATGGTGCCGGCGCATCAATAGATATCCTGGATACTATTGATATCTATGCAGAGTATCTTCAGTTTGATAATGACGCGGAATCCGAAGTAATTGGAATCGGTGTAAGGCTAGCGT